From the Rhodopirellula bahusiensis genome, one window contains:
- a CDS encoding response regulator transcription factor, producing MLEIWIIEDNVQFRRATARGLSVLADDASAREFGSCEEAIAAIDDGQSPDVFLMDIDLPGMDGIEGISEIKQRLPDATALILTVFEDDEKIFRALKAGASGYCLKTDTIAKIREAVEQVLQGAAPIHPRIAGRVLKMFAQLSPEQPDYGLNEREQSVLEAMTRGLVRKQIAAELDLNLHTLDYVTRCIYRKLHVNGATAAVALAIRERLVEPPEA from the coding sequence ATGCTCGAAATTTGGATCATCGAAGACAACGTTCAATTCCGCCGGGCCACCGCTCGCGGGCTGAGCGTGCTGGCGGACGACGCGAGCGCTCGCGAATTTGGAAGCTGTGAAGAAGCGATCGCGGCAATCGATGATGGCCAATCGCCCGATGTTTTCTTGATGGACATCGACTTGCCGGGAATGGATGGCATTGAAGGCATCAGCGAAATCAAGCAGCGGTTGCCCGACGCCACCGCGTTGATCCTGACGGTGTTTGAAGACGATGAAAAGATCTTCCGGGCGTTGAAGGCAGGAGCGTCCGGCTACTGTCTCAAAACCGACACGATTGCGAAGATTCGGGAAGCGGTGGAGCAAGTCCTGCAGGGTGCCGCCCCGATTCATCCGCGAATTGCGGGTCGAGTCCTGAAGATGTTCGCTCAACTTTCGCCTGAACAACCGGACTACGGGCTGAACGAACGCGAACAATCGGTGTTGGAAGCGATGACGCGAGGGCTGGTCCGAAAGCAAATTGCCGCTGAGCTGGACCTCAATCTCCATACACTTGATTACGTCACGCGGTGCATCTACCGCAAATTGCACGTCAATGGAGCGACCGCGGCCGTGGCTCTCGCCATCCGCGAACGTTTGGTCGAGCCCCCGGAAGCTTGA
- the ilvD gene encoding dihydroxy-acid dehydratase — MTASQPESDSNALNKYSSKITQPKSQGASQAMLYATGMSSEDMNKPQVGIGSMWYEGNSCNMHLLDLAADVKAGVTDAGMVGMRFNTIGVSDGISMGTDGMSFSLQSRDLIADSIETIMGAQWYDALIALPGCDKNMPGCLMAMGRLNRPAIMVYGGTIKPGSFKDEKLDIVSAFQCYGQYIAGQISEEERSEIVRRSCPGAGACGGMYTANTMATAIEALGMALPYSASIPAEHPEKKEECKRAGLAILELLKKDIKPRDIMTRGAFEDAMVTLMALGGSTNAVLHLIAMARSVDVPLTIEDFQSVSDRTPFLADLKPSGKFVQEDLHSVGGTPAVMKYLLEKGMIKGEHMTVTGKTLAENLADLPGLKTGQKIVSMVEEPIKKSGHIRILKGSLATEGAVAKITGKEGLQFSGPARVYDNEELMLAALEQKQIQKGDVVVIRYEGPKGGPGMPEMLTPTSAIMGAGLGSDVAMLTDGRFSGGSHGFIVGHITPEAQVGGPIALIEDGDTITIDAETNSLDLEVDAAELEARRSKWTAPPLKATRGTLYKYIKCVKSASEGCVTDE, encoded by the coding sequence ATGACCGCGTCTCAGCCTGAATCCGATTCCAATGCACTGAACAAGTACAGCAGCAAGATCACCCAGCCAAAAAGCCAGGGTGCGTCGCAGGCGATGCTCTACGCAACGGGCATGTCCTCCGAGGACATGAACAAGCCTCAAGTCGGCATCGGCAGCATGTGGTACGAGGGCAACAGCTGCAACATGCACTTGTTGGATCTTGCCGCGGACGTCAAAGCGGGTGTCACCGACGCCGGCATGGTCGGCATGCGTTTCAACACCATTGGTGTCTCGGACGGGATCTCGATGGGCACCGACGGGATGAGTTTCTCGTTGCAGAGCCGCGATCTGATTGCCGACTCGATCGAGACAATCATGGGGGCGCAGTGGTACGACGCTCTGATCGCCCTGCCCGGCTGCGACAAGAACATGCCTGGTTGTTTGATGGCGATGGGACGCCTGAATCGTCCCGCCATCATGGTCTACGGAGGAACCATCAAACCCGGCAGTTTCAAGGATGAAAAACTGGACATCGTCAGCGCGTTCCAGTGCTACGGGCAATACATCGCCGGACAGATCAGCGAAGAAGAACGCAGTGAAATCGTTCGCCGAAGTTGTCCCGGTGCGGGAGCCTGCGGCGGCATGTACACCGCCAACACCATGGCTACCGCGATTGAAGCTTTGGGCATGGCCCTGCCCTACTCCGCCAGCATCCCTGCTGAGCACCCTGAAAAGAAAGAGGAATGCAAACGAGCTGGTCTGGCCATCCTGGAATTGCTGAAGAAAGACATCAAGCCTCGCGACATCATGACTCGCGGTGCATTCGAAGATGCGATGGTGACGTTGATGGCTCTCGGTGGCAGCACCAACGCGGTGCTTCACTTGATTGCGATGGCTCGCAGTGTCGATGTGCCATTGACGATCGAAGATTTCCAGTCGGTCAGCGATCGCACACCGTTCTTGGCCGACTTGAAACCCAGCGGCAAGTTTGTGCAAGAAGATCTTCACAGCGTCGGTGGCACGCCCGCTGTGATGAAGTACTTGCTCGAAAAGGGCATGATCAAAGGCGAGCACATGACCGTCACCGGCAAGACTCTGGCCGAGAACTTGGCCGATTTGCCTGGTTTGAAAACCGGTCAAAAAATCGTGTCGATGGTCGAAGAGCCGATCAAGAAATCAGGTCACATTCGCATCCTGAAGGGCTCGCTCGCAACCGAAGGCGCAGTCGCGAAAATCACCGGCAAAGAAGGCCTGCAGTTCAGCGGACCGGCTCGTGTGTATGACAACGAGGAGCTGATGCTCGCAGCCTTGGAGCAAAAGCAAATTCAAAAGGGCGACGTCGTCGTGATCCGCTACGAAGGCCCCAAGGGTGGACCTGGCATGCCCGAGATGTTGACCCCGACCAGTGCCATCATGGGTGCCGGTTTGGGCAGCGACGTTGCGATGCTGACGGACGGCCGTTTCAGCGGCGGCAGCCACGGCTTCATCGTCGGCCACATCACGCCCGAAGCCCAAGTCGGTGGTCCGATCGCGTTGATCGAAGATGGCGACACGATCACGATTGATGCCGAAACGAACTCGTTGGATTTGGAAGTCGACGCGGCGGAATTGGAAGCTCGTCGATCCAAGTGGACCGCACCGCCATTGAAAGCCACTCGCGGAACGCTCTACAAGTACATCAAGTGCGTGAAGAGCGCCAGCGAAGGCTGCGTCACCGACGAGTGA
- a CDS encoding 3-keto-disaccharide hydrolase produces the protein MIGDMKTTKMGQFTARPNQTRLPKPPFAIETGFNSKMTIFAMSSPVSSSAKAPSTRLIVAAFLLLAGIMMTREIQAKERPAQSTASDAGPASETANANEDIGVSDEEFQTRSRSLFDGQILAGFEGDASWFRIEDECIVAGRLDQPIPKNQFLATTEKFDNFEFRAEIRMRGEGRNAGIQFRSRRPKKSDEVPPHEMIGFQADAGYSAERSIWGALYDESRRRRMLQLPEPPFEVEWKKPPTEQGTESIAPEQTDWIKMRIVCRGPRIQISLNGTQTVDYIETEEGTPQVGVIALQIHSGKPAEAWYRNLRILGLD, from the coding sequence ATGATCGGTGACATGAAAACTACAAAGATGGGGCAGTTCACCGCACGCCCAAACCAGACAAGGCTCCCCAAACCACCGTTCGCAATTGAGACCGGTTTCAATTCAAAAATGACGATTTTCGCCATGAGCTCACCTGTTTCGTCTTCGGCAAAGGCCCCGTCGACACGCTTGATCGTGGCGGCGTTCTTGCTGCTCGCTGGAATCATGATGACGCGAGAGATCCAGGCCAAGGAGCGACCAGCACAGTCGACCGCATCGGATGCGGGCCCGGCTTCGGAGACTGCGAATGCGAACGAAGACATCGGCGTCAGTGACGAAGAATTCCAGACACGCAGCCGGTCATTGTTCGATGGACAGATCCTGGCGGGCTTCGAAGGTGACGCATCGTGGTTCCGAATCGAAGACGAATGCATCGTGGCTGGCAGGCTCGATCAGCCAATCCCCAAGAACCAGTTTCTGGCAACGACCGAGAAGTTCGACAACTTTGAATTTCGCGCCGAGATTCGAATGCGGGGCGAGGGTCGCAACGCGGGCATTCAGTTCCGCTCGCGAAGACCCAAAAAGAGCGACGAAGTACCGCCGCACGAGATGATCGGATTTCAAGCCGACGCGGGATACTCCGCCGAACGATCGATTTGGGGTGCGTTGTACGACGAGTCGCGACGTCGGCGAATGCTGCAATTGCCCGAACCTCCATTCGAGGTTGAGTGGAAGAAACCACCGACGGAGCAGGGCACAGAATCCATCGCACCGGAACAAACCGACTGGATCAAGATGCGGATCGTGTGCCGAGGGCCACGAATCCAAATCAGCCTGAACGGCACTCAGACGGTTGACTACATTGAAACCGAAGAAGGCACTCCCCAGGTTGGCGTGATCGCGTTGCAAATCCATTCGGGCAAACCCGCGGAAGCTTGGTACCGCAACTTGCGCATTCTCGGACTGGATTGA
- a CDS encoding Ppx/GppA phosphatase family protein has protein sequence MDNPLTPRSTATAPHINAANPHLNTATTHIATSPDNSPRTVAAIDIGATSIRMAIAEILPDGSVRTLESLLQPVDLGRDAFETRRLSRKGIERAAAVLRRFRRVLREYGIDSTNDIRVVATSAVREASNRVAFIDRVYVATGLDVEPIDEAEVNRITYMGITPQLMALAETAESKSLVVEVGGGSTELLVIRGGNVLHSESFRLGSLRLLQTLDASGARGVRWRELLETHIRRILVRIGDQVRTDTQLHLVAIGGDIRFAAHRLIEDWDETNLARVPVDKLEELTQQILEMGEDAVVKKFGATFVEAETLAPALLAYTMLARHFDLKHILVSDINLRDGLLADIVQGGNWTSEFRQQIIRSAVSLGRKYQIDEIHSRAVAELARRLFEGLAKEHQLDARYEVLLYVSALLHEVGLYISLHSNHKHASYIIRNSELFGLSQQELMLVALVARYHRRASPQSNHEGYGSLDRHDRVAVAKMAAILRLAIALDDTRSGRIREINVTQEGKRLVISAPGVDDVSLEQIAMRSHSGLFQDIFGKPVLLRPEVK, from the coding sequence ATGGACAATCCACTCACACCCCGAAGCACCGCCACCGCGCCGCACATCAATGCTGCGAACCCGCATCTCAATACGGCGACCACGCACATTGCGACGTCGCCGGACAACTCGCCGCGAACCGTGGCCGCGATTGACATCGGTGCGACCAGCATTCGGATGGCCATCGCTGAGATTCTTCCGGATGGCAGCGTGCGGACTTTGGAGTCATTGCTGCAACCCGTCGACTTGGGACGCGACGCATTTGAAACCCGACGACTGTCTCGCAAAGGCATCGAAAGAGCCGCGGCGGTTCTGAGACGCTTCCGCCGAGTCTTGCGAGAATACGGCATCGATTCGACCAACGACATTCGCGTTGTTGCCACCAGCGCCGTTCGCGAAGCCAGCAACCGCGTGGCGTTCATTGACCGAGTTTATGTGGCGACCGGTTTGGACGTCGAACCGATCGACGAAGCCGAAGTGAACCGCATCACCTACATGGGCATCACGCCGCAATTGATGGCGCTGGCGGAAACGGCCGAGAGCAAATCGTTGGTGGTGGAAGTCGGCGGTGGCAGCACCGAGTTGCTCGTCATCCGCGGCGGCAACGTGTTGCACAGTGAGTCATTTCGTTTGGGGTCGCTGCGATTGTTGCAAACACTCGATGCATCGGGTGCACGCGGCGTGCGTTGGCGAGAGTTGCTCGAAACACACATCCGCCGAATCCTGGTCCGAATTGGCGATCAGGTTCGCACGGACACGCAGCTGCACTTGGTCGCGATCGGCGGCGACATCCGATTTGCCGCTCACCGATTGATCGAAGATTGGGACGAAACCAATCTAGCTCGCGTTCCTGTCGACAAGCTCGAAGAACTGACCCAGCAAATCCTCGAAATGGGCGAGGACGCGGTTGTCAAAAAGTTTGGCGCGACCTTTGTCGAAGCGGAAACGCTGGCCCCGGCGTTGCTGGCGTACACAATGTTGGCGCGGCACTTCGATCTGAAACACATCCTGGTCAGCGACATCAATCTGCGAGACGGATTGCTGGCCGACATCGTGCAAGGCGGCAACTGGACCAGCGAATTTCGTCAGCAGATCATCCGCTCGGCGGTGTCGCTTGGACGCAAGTACCAAATCGACGAGATCCATTCGCGGGCCGTCGCGGAACTGGCTCGGCGATTGTTTGAGGGTCTGGCCAAAGAGCACCAGTTGGACGCTCGCTACGAAGTGTTGCTGTATGTCTCGGCGTTGCTACACGAAGTCGGTTTGTACATCAGCCTGCACAGCAACCACAAACACGCTTCGTACATCATTCGCAACAGCGAACTGTTTGGATTGTCCCAACAGGAGTTGATGCTGGTCGCGTTGGTCGCGCGTTATCACCGGCGTGCTTCACCGCAATCGAACCACGAAGGCTACGGATCTCTGGATCGTCATGATCGAGTTGCGGTGGCCAAAATGGCGGCGATTCTGCGATTGGCGATCGCACTGGACGACACCCGCAGCGGACGAATTCGCGAAATCAATGTGACGCAAGAAGGCAAGCGATTGGTCATCTCGGCACCGGGTGTCGACGATGTCTCGCTGGAACAAATCGCGATGCGAAGCCACTCCGGGTTGTTCCAAGACATCTTTGGCAAACCCGTTCTACTGAGACCTGAGGTGAAGTGA
- a CDS encoding HAD family hydrolase, whose product MATDIRFVYFDLGNILVSFDRDRANDSVADLFGGTREASDEIMHVGGLQNQLETGLISEEEFAQAVRDAYATLVQPNGLVATGDIMRAISDMFTPIESMVAVLQSLRDASVPIGILSNTCAAHWNWVNGRGWDVMSGPFDVQVVSYEARSMKPDQGIYKTAMKLAGECLAIGRGKDDNEVLRPEEILFVDDRQENVDAARSHGWTAEVCLGGEQAIDVLRRHGFDVPLESTA is encoded by the coding sequence ATGGCAACCGACATTCGCTTCGTTTACTTCGACCTCGGCAATATCTTGGTCTCTTTCGACCGTGACCGAGCCAACGACAGCGTGGCTGATCTGTTCGGTGGCACCCGCGAAGCATCCGACGAAATCATGCACGTTGGTGGATTGCAAAATCAGCTGGAAACCGGATTGATCTCGGAAGAGGAGTTCGCCCAAGCGGTTCGCGATGCTTACGCGACATTGGTGCAGCCCAATGGGTTGGTGGCAACCGGCGACATCATGCGAGCGATCAGTGACATGTTCACTCCGATTGAATCGATGGTTGCCGTGCTTCAATCATTGCGGGATGCGAGTGTCCCGATCGGAATTCTCAGCAACACCTGTGCGGCTCATTGGAATTGGGTCAACGGCCGAGGCTGGGACGTGATGAGCGGCCCGTTTGACGTCCAAGTCGTCAGCTACGAAGCCCGCAGCATGAAACCGGACCAAGGGATTTATAAAACGGCGATGAAATTAGCCGGCGAGTGCTTGGCAATCGGGCGGGGCAAGGACGACAATGAGGTGTTGCGCCCAGAAGAAATTCTCTTCGTCGACGATCGCCAAGAAAACGTCGATGCGGCACGTTCTCACGGATGGACGGCGGAAGTGTGTTTGGGTGGCGAACAAGCGATCGATGTTTTGCGACGACACGGATTCGATGTCCCTCTCGAATCCACCGCCTAG
- a CDS encoding discoidin domain-containing protein, whose product MLLSQPTTEIRKSQTIWLRALVLLAGLLSSNHACANGWGVFSSELRQAESELESAKAELNRLGPVVLRQTSPHVGGQSQMRATPPPQAPWIQIDLGSEQAFDQILLVPAIIGSANEGLEPYAFPQQFRIDASNSEDFETFQLLYHSAEHDLDTNSPLPVVIETPGANARYLRVTVTQLANVTRRWTFALSEIIVLQGDRNIALGASPQMIDSTHLAPVWYESYLVDGLTPLGPPIMPPHSADELPTYDGVFFQSDNAGDEVWFQIDLEEKLTFDELRLFPVHARQGADYPGYAFPLRFRIEASDSESFDNPRVLYRTESNYENPGNNPVTIPVADASARYVRFVSERGSLGNSNKVGLAELEVLRRGVNLAANKPLTAKHWRGDRALSLLVDGESSYGKILPLSEWSKRWKRIRESRQRIQSTEQSIEQLTAVAKQRAGRTAIVLGTLAAAGLLSFVWIQRRRRSHQRADFRMRLAQDLHDEIGSNLAAIARIGEVGEAIDNNAETQEDWRSIRELAGECTESIRETLWLLGGPNRNEDCLADQLHAIANRMLPGLDVQWEVDPQFREFHPNEATQRELVMTFKAMLANIARSANATIVAISASPQVNGWRLRVEDNGDGFDADQWANRMEVRGMGLDGMTKRIKKLGGSLTIDSKPGQGSRLTIEIAS is encoded by the coding sequence GTGTTGCTCTCACAACCCACCACCGAAATCCGCAAATCCCAGACAATCTGGTTGCGAGCGTTGGTGTTGTTGGCGGGGCTACTTTCAAGCAATCACGCATGTGCGAACGGGTGGGGTGTCTTCTCGTCCGAACTTCGCCAAGCTGAATCGGAGCTCGAATCTGCCAAGGCTGAATTGAATCGGCTCGGCCCAGTCGTCTTGAGACAAACGTCGCCACATGTCGGTGGCCAATCTCAGATGCGAGCCACGCCGCCACCGCAAGCACCATGGATTCAGATCGATCTTGGCAGCGAGCAGGCTTTTGATCAAATCCTTCTTGTCCCCGCGATCATCGGATCGGCAAACGAGGGATTGGAACCGTATGCGTTCCCACAGCAATTTCGAATCGACGCATCGAATTCCGAAGACTTCGAAACGTTTCAACTTCTCTATCACTCTGCGGAGCACGATCTCGACACCAACAGCCCGCTGCCGGTCGTGATTGAAACCCCGGGAGCGAATGCTCGGTACCTTCGCGTCACCGTCACGCAGCTCGCAAATGTGACCAGACGATGGACGTTCGCGTTGTCGGAAATCATTGTGCTTCAAGGCGATCGCAACATCGCTTTGGGTGCGTCTCCACAAATGATTGACTCCACCCACTTGGCTCCGGTTTGGTACGAAAGCTATTTGGTCGACGGCCTGACGCCACTCGGCCCGCCGATCATGCCGCCTCATTCGGCGGATGAATTGCCGACCTATGACGGTGTCTTTTTTCAGTCGGACAACGCGGGAGACGAAGTCTGGTTTCAGATCGACTTGGAGGAAAAGCTGACGTTCGATGAACTGCGTCTGTTCCCTGTTCATGCTCGACAAGGCGCGGACTACCCGGGATACGCATTCCCCCTGCGGTTTCGCATCGAGGCATCCGACTCCGAATCCTTCGACAACCCTCGCGTGCTTTATCGAACGGAGTCCAACTATGAGAACCCTGGCAACAACCCTGTCACCATTCCGGTGGCTGATGCCAGCGCTCGTTATGTCCGGTTCGTCAGCGAACGCGGCTCGTTGGGCAACAGCAACAAGGTTGGTCTCGCGGAATTGGAAGTGCTGCGTCGTGGCGTCAACCTTGCCGCCAACAAGCCACTGACCGCGAAACATTGGCGCGGCGATCGGGCGTTGAGCTTGCTCGTCGACGGCGAATCCAGCTATGGAAAAATCCTGCCACTGAGTGAATGGTCCAAGCGTTGGAAACGCATTCGCGAATCGCGCCAAAGGATTCAGTCCACCGAGCAGAGCATCGAACAATTGACCGCTGTGGCCAAACAAAGGGCAGGGCGGACGGCGATCGTGCTGGGCACGCTGGCTGCTGCCGGACTGCTTTCGTTCGTCTGGATCCAGCGAAGACGTCGTTCGCACCAACGTGCAGACTTTCGAATGCGACTGGCTCAAGACCTGCACGATGAGATTGGAAGCAACCTCGCCGCAATCGCTCGGATCGGTGAAGTGGGCGAGGCGATCGACAACAACGCCGAGACGCAGGAAGACTGGCGTTCCATTCGCGAATTGGCTGGCGAATGCACCGAATCCATTCGCGAAACGTTGTGGTTGCTGGGCGGTCCCAACCGAAACGAAGACTGCTTGGCCGATCAACTTCACGCCATCGCGAATCGCATGTTGCCGGGACTGGATGTGCAATGGGAGGTTGATCCTCAGTTTCGTGAATTTCACCCCAACGAAGCGACGCAGCGTGAACTGGTCATGACTTTCAAAGCGATGCTCGCCAACATCGCTCGCAGTGCCAACGCGACGATCGTCGCAATTTCAGCCAGCCCTCAAGTGAATGGTTGGCGGTTGCGGGTCGAAGACAACGGCGATGGCTTTGATGCGGATCAATGGGCGAACCGAATGGAAGTGCGTGGCATGGGATTGGACGGAATGACCAAACGAATTAAGAAGCTTGGCGGGTCCCTCACCATCGATTCGAAACCAGGGCAGGGCAGTCGCCTGACGATTGAGATCGCATCCTAG
- a CDS encoding protein-L-isoaspartate(D-aspartate) O-methyltransferase has translation MPKQRLLSKEANCSRCTWTSPSSVDGFAFRANLVCCLIFSVTPAWAQTTASGQPSLNPTPSTSDSSLAQPPHLILGQTGPSRSPMDDRYAAARRKLVETRVRTAGVTNEAVLKSIETTPRHEFVPSAVRDKAYFDMALPIGSAQTISSPFIVASMTETLDPQPTDTVLEIGTGSGYQAAVLSPLVAQVYSIEIVDELGTRAAGVLGKLGYDNVHTRIGDGFLGWPEAAPFDKIIVTCSPESVPVPLVEQLREGGSMIIPVGERYQQTLYRMTKRDGELVREPLRPTLFVPMTGTAEDARQTLPDPANPEVVNQDFSDPPGTDDPEGFVPGWYYGRQVQQIALPASDTDGAEDSGLVRFENETPGLGSHLLQGIAIDGSKVSLIRLSARLRTESVVKGPDADSWPMVAISFYDELRRDLGTFSMGPYRGTRPWREDSRLVRVPRAAREGIVRIGLFGATGTTEFDHVSIEKID, from the coding sequence ATGCCGAAGCAACGATTGCTATCCAAGGAAGCGAACTGTTCCCGATGCACTTGGACCAGCCCAAGTTCAGTCGACGGATTCGCGTTTCGAGCAAACTTGGTGTGCTGTTTGATATTCAGCGTGACTCCAGCTTGGGCGCAAACAACGGCGTCCGGCCAACCCTCACTCAATCCAACTCCATCGACCAGCGACAGTTCCTTGGCTCAGCCTCCACATTTGATTCTGGGTCAAACAGGTCCGTCACGATCCCCCATGGACGATCGCTATGCCGCCGCGAGACGCAAGTTGGTGGAAACTCGCGTTCGTACCGCGGGAGTGACCAACGAAGCCGTTCTGAAATCGATCGAGACCACACCTCGGCATGAGTTCGTTCCATCGGCCGTCCGCGACAAAGCCTACTTCGACATGGCTCTACCGATCGGATCCGCTCAAACGATCAGCAGCCCGTTCATCGTCGCGTCGATGACCGAAACGCTTGACCCGCAACCGACTGACACGGTGCTGGAAATCGGCACCGGCAGCGGTTATCAAGCCGCAGTGCTCAGCCCCTTGGTCGCGCAGGTCTATTCCATCGAAATCGTCGACGAGCTCGGCACACGCGCGGCGGGAGTGCTCGGCAAACTGGGTTACGACAACGTCCACACTCGCATCGGCGACGGGTTCCTTGGATGGCCCGAGGCGGCACCGTTCGACAAAATCATTGTGACGTGCAGCCCCGAGTCCGTGCCGGTTCCGCTGGTTGAACAGCTTCGCGAGGGCGGGTCGATGATCATTCCCGTGGGGGAACGCTATCAACAAACGCTGTACCGGATGACGAAACGTGACGGCGAGCTGGTCCGCGAACCGCTGCGACCGACCTTGTTCGTTCCGATGACGGGCACGGCGGAGGACGCTCGCCAGACGCTTCCGGATCCCGCCAACCCGGAGGTCGTCAACCAGGATTTTTCAGATCCGCCGGGAACTGATGACCCCGAGGGATTTGTGCCTGGCTGGTACTACGGTCGCCAAGTCCAACAGATCGCTCTGCCGGCCAGCGACACGGACGGTGCCGAAGATTCCGGATTGGTCCGGTTTGAAAACGAGACCCCCGGCCTGGGTTCGCACTTGCTGCAGGGCATCGCGATCGATGGATCGAAGGTGTCATTGATCCGGTTGTCAGCTCGGCTACGAACGGAAAGCGTCGTCAAAGGTCCGGACGCGGATTCGTGGCCAATGGTCGCGATCAGTTTTTACGACGAGCTACGGCGTGATTTGGGAACGTTTTCGATGGGCCCTTACCGGGGAACTCGACCGTGGCGAGAGGACAGTCGGCTGGTGCGGGTCCCGCGGGCTGCTCGAGAAGGGATTGTGCGGATCGGATTGTTTGGCGCGACTGGAACCACCGAATTTGACCACGTCTCGATCGAGAAGATCGACTGA
- a CDS encoding TIGR03000 domain-containing protein, translating to MRLLACLTLALSMSVTAEAGGSYGSYGSSGGLAYGSSGGSSGGGLLAGLRSRIAARHAGSSGGSVGASSGGSSGGYAVAYAPSRGSSGGSSGGSSGGYSRGSSGGGLAGHLRQKIARIKARRHGSSGGYVVKANYSSGGTSYSSGGRSSGGSSGGYYAPSVSYSSAYSGGSSGGSSGGVSYAAPMTYAAPSVSHSVPMIESAPIYSAPIQGETIIDGGVPMGETIIDGSVIDSGASYESRKPTLDDDAALLTVAVPVESARVTVNGHETTSDGMVRQFMSRGLKDGYLYTYEVVVTYDVEGEERTDKRTIKLRPGDMERLVFNQTEAVSDEEGDEEEDQFSVVEPAQPETVVQLHVPAEATVVLAGNETNGFGTVRTFRTTQLAAGENWENYTVRVLLEANGRQLSQERTINVAAGDTVELNFDFDDQAIAMR from the coding sequence ATGCGTTTGTTGGCATGCCTCACGTTGGCGCTCAGCATGAGCGTCACGGCCGAGGCGGGTGGCTCCTACGGGAGCTACGGCAGTAGCGGTGGCTTGGCCTACGGCAGCAGTGGTGGAAGCAGCGGCGGCGGTTTGCTCGCCGGTCTGCGTTCGCGCATTGCCGCTCGCCATGCCGGTTCGTCAGGAGGCTCTGTCGGAGCTTCCTCAGGCGGTTCATCCGGTGGATACGCCGTCGCCTACGCACCTTCGCGTGGTTCGTCGGGAGGTTCTTCCGGTGGATCATCAGGCGGTTACTCGCGTGGATCCTCCGGCGGTGGTTTGGCCGGTCACTTACGTCAAAAAATCGCTCGCATCAAAGCTCGCCGTCATGGCAGCAGCGGCGGTTACGTGGTGAAAGCCAACTACAGCAGCGGTGGCACTTCCTACAGCAGCGGCGGACGTTCGTCCGGCGGCAGCAGCGGTGGCTACTACGCTCCTTCGGTTTCGTATTCGTCCGCTTACTCGGGCGGAAGCAGCGGTGGCAGCTCCGGCGGAGTCAGCTACGCAGCTCCGATGACTTATGCAGCACCTTCGGTGTCGCACAGTGTTCCAATGATCGAATCGGCTCCGATTTACTCGGCACCGATCCAAGGCGAAACCATCATCGACGGTGGAGTTCCCATGGGTGAGACCATCATCGATGGCTCGGTCATCGACAGCGGTGCTTCTTACGAATCCCGCAAACCAACCCTGGATGACGACGCCGCGTTGTTGACCGTTGCAGTCCCGGTCGAATCGGCTCGCGTGACCGTCAACGGACACGAAACAACCAGCGACGGCATGGTTCGTCAATTCATGTCGCGTGGCTTGAAAGACGGTTACCTCTACACCTACGAAGTGGTCGTGACCTACGACGTCGAAGGTGAAGAACGTACCGACAAGCGAACCATCAAACTTCGTCCCGGCGACATGGAACGTTTGGTATTCAACCAAACCGAAGCTGTCTCGGATGAAGAAGGCGACGAAGAAGAAGACCAGTTCAGCGTCGTAGAGCCTGCTCAACCCGAAACGGTTGTTCAACTTCACGTTCCCGCCGAAGCAACTGTCGTTTTGGCTGGCAACGAAACCAATGGCTTCGGAACGGTTCGCACCTTCCGCACCACTCAATTGGCCGCTGGCGAAAACTGGGAAAACTACACCGTTCGCGTGTTGTTGGAAGCCAATGGCCGTCAACTGAGCCAAGAGCGGACCATCAACGTTGCCGCTGGCGACACCGTTGAACTGAACTTTGACTTCGACGACCAAGCCATCGCGATGCGATAA